Proteins found in one Bremerella volcania genomic segment:
- a CDS encoding M42 family metallopeptidase — translation MESEPLTFLERMLNTPSPSGYEAPVQDVVREYAAQFADNVDTDFHGNVIASVNSGGSVRVMMAGHCDQIGLLVTQVDEMGFIRCQTIGGWDPVQLVGQKMSIWTADGAIPAVISRKPIHLLTDSERKAPIQLKDLWLDIGAKDQAEAKKLVQVGDPVTLQLGMQKMQNDLVFGPKMDDTTGLWVVIEAARRFGKFSDKKCAAFAVSTVQEEIGLRGAKTSAYGIDPHIGIAVDVTHATDCPTIDRGERGEVYLGRGPVIYRGPNMNPKVVSRLIEVAEENQIPYQMAALGKAAPNDSNAIQTTRGGVAAGLVAIPNRYMHSAVETISLEDIDHAATLLAEFLHSVQDDDDFRPGM, via the coding sequence ATGGAGTCTGAGCCACTAACGTTTTTAGAGCGTATGTTGAACACGCCGAGCCCCTCTGGCTACGAAGCCCCGGTGCAGGATGTCGTGCGGGAATATGCCGCCCAGTTCGCCGATAACGTCGATACCGACTTCCACGGCAACGTCATCGCTTCGGTTAATTCCGGCGGAAGCGTCCGCGTGATGATGGCTGGCCACTGCGATCAAATCGGCCTGTTGGTTACCCAGGTCGACGAAATGGGCTTCATCCGCTGCCAGACGATCGGCGGCTGGGACCCGGTTCAGTTAGTCGGACAGAAGATGTCGATCTGGACCGCCGATGGCGCGATCCCTGCGGTGATCTCGCGTAAACCCATTCACTTGCTCACCGATTCCGAGCGAAAAGCCCCCATTCAGCTCAAAGACCTCTGGCTCGATATCGGAGCCAAAGACCAGGCCGAAGCGAAGAAGCTGGTCCAGGTAGGCGACCCGGTCACGCTGCAGTTGGGCATGCAGAAGATGCAGAACGATCTGGTCTTTGGGCCCAAGATGGACGATACGACTGGGCTGTGGGTCGTCATCGAGGCAGCTCGCCGCTTTGGCAAGTTCAGCGACAAAAAGTGTGCCGCGTTCGCCGTTTCGACCGTTCAGGAAGAAATCGGCTTGCGAGGTGCCAAGACGAGCGCCTACGGAATCGATCCACACATTGGGATTGCCGTCGACGTAACCCACGCGACTGACTGCCCCACGATCGATCGAGGAGAACGTGGCGAAGTTTACCTGGGCCGCGGCCCCGTTATTTATCGGGGCCCCAACATGAACCCCAAGGTCGTATCGCGTCTGATTGAAGTGGCTGAGGAAAACCAGATTCCCTATCAGATGGCGGCCTTGGGCAAGGCAGCTCCAAACGATTCCAACGCAATTCAAACGACGCGTGGTGGTGTCGCCGCTGGCCTGGTCGCGATTCCCAACCGCTATATGCATAGCGCCGTCGAAACGATCTCGCTGGAAGACATCGACCACGCCGCGACCCTGTTGGCCGAGTTCCTGCACAGCGTCCAGGACGACGACGACTTCCGTCCCGGGATGTAA
- the groL gene encoding chaperonin GroEL (60 kDa chaperone family; promotes refolding of misfolded polypeptides especially under stressful conditions; forms two stacked rings of heptamers to form a barrel-shaped 14mer; ends can be capped by GroES; misfolded proteins enter the barrel where they are refolded when GroES binds) — protein MAKQMVFGDEARQPLLAGVTKLARAVKSTLGPRGRNAVLDKGWGSPKITKDGVTVAEDIELDDVYENLACQLVKEAASKTNDVAGDGTTTATVLAEGIFREGLKMLAAGADGMALQRGILKASEAVGEAVQKSSTKIDEKSKKQIEQIATIAGNNDPTIGKVLAEAFLKVGKDGVITVEEGRGSETTVDFVEGMQFDRGFLSPHFVTDEDSQTVELEDCYILLFEEKISAAKKLVPLLEAISKANKPLLIIAEDVEGEALATLVVNKMRGILNVAAVKAPGYGDRRKAMLGDIATLTGGTAIFKDLGIELESVKTSNLGRAKKVKLTSGETVIVGGAGKKADIEGRAAQIRSEIETTDSEYDREKLQERLAKLAGGVAQINCGAVTETEMKERKDLLVDAKSATQAALQEGIVPGGGIALLRAEKALKKLAVEGDEKLGADIVAKVLEFPLRTIAENAGLDGGVVVNRVRQQKKATEGFNADTGNYEDLVDAGVIDPAKVVRTALQNAASVAALLLTTDSLITEIPSEDEGGDHHDHHDHGGMGGMGGMPGMGGMGMPGMM, from the coding sequence GTGGCAAAACAGATGGTCTTTGGAGATGAAGCGCGACAGCCGCTTTTGGCCGGCGTAACAAAGCTGGCACGTGCCGTGAAAAGCACGTTGGGTCCGCGTGGTCGCAATGCCGTGCTGGACAAAGGCTGGGGTTCCCCCAAGATCACCAAGGACGGCGTGACGGTTGCCGAAGACATCGAACTGGATGATGTCTACGAAAACCTCGCCTGTCAGTTGGTCAAGGAAGCCGCCAGCAAGACGAACGACGTCGCTGGTGACGGTACCACCACGGCAACCGTTCTGGCTGAAGGGATTTTCCGCGAAGGTTTGAAGATGCTGGCCGCCGGTGCCGACGGCATGGCTCTGCAGCGTGGCATTCTGAAGGCTTCCGAAGCCGTCGGCGAAGCCGTTCAGAAGTCGTCCACCAAGATCGATGAAAAGAGCAAGAAGCAGATCGAACAGATCGCCACCATCGCCGGTAACAATGATCCGACGATCGGTAAGGTGCTGGCCGAAGCTTTCCTGAAGGTTGGCAAAGACGGCGTCATCACCGTCGAAGAAGGTCGCGGCAGCGAAACGACCGTCGACTTCGTCGAAGGGATGCAGTTCGATCGCGGCTTTCTTTCGCCGCACTTCGTCACCGACGAAGATTCGCAAACGGTCGAACTGGAAGACTGTTACATTCTGTTGTTTGAAGAAAAAATCTCGGCCGCCAAGAAGCTGGTTCCCCTGCTGGAAGCCATCAGCAAGGCCAACAAGCCGCTGCTGATCATCGCCGAAGACGTCGAAGGCGAAGCTCTGGCAACGCTGGTCGTCAACAAGATGCGTGGCATCCTGAACGTCGCCGCCGTCAAGGCTCCTGGCTACGGCGATCGCCGCAAGGCCATGCTCGGCGACATCGCCACCCTGACCGGCGGAACCGCCATTTTCAAGGACCTGGGTATCGAACTGGAAAGCGTCAAGACTTCCAACCTGGGTCGTGCCAAGAAGGTGAAGCTGACCTCAGGCGAGACGGTCATCGTCGGCGGTGCTGGCAAGAAGGCCGACATCGAAGGTCGTGCCGCTCAGATCCGTAGCGAAATCGAAACCACCGACAGCGAATACGATCGCGAAAAGCTGCAAGAACGTCTGGCCAAGCTGGCCGGCGGTGTGGCCCAGATCAACTGCGGTGCCGTTACCGAAACCGAAATGAAGGAACGCAAGGACCTGCTGGTCGACGCCAAGAGCGCTACCCAGGCAGCCCTGCAGGAAGGCATCGTTCCTGGTGGTGGCATCGCTCTGCTCCGAGCTGAAAAGGCTCTGAAGAAGCTGGCCGTCGAGGGAGACGAAAAGCTGGGGGCGGACATCGTTGCCAAGGTTCTCGAATTCCCACTGCGTACGATCGCCGAAAATGCCGGTCTGGATGGTGGCGTGGTCGTGAACCGCGTTCGTCAGCAAAAGAAGGCCACCGAAGGCTTCAACGCCGATACCGGCAACTACGAAGACCTGGTCGACGCCGGCGTGATCGATCCGGCCAAGGTGGTTCGTACGGCCCTGCAGAATGCTGCCAGCGTTGCCGCATTGCTGCTGACGACCGACTCGCTGATCACCGAAATCCCATCCGAAGACGAAGGGGGCGATCACCACGATCACCATGACCACGGCGGCATGGGTGGTATGGGTGGCATGCCAGGAATGGGCGGCATGGGCATGCCCGGCATGATGTAA
- a CDS encoding co-chaperone GroES: protein MAKSLKIRTLDDRIVVQPLEAEETTAGGIVLPDSAQEKPQRGTVLAVGPGKLLDSGSRAELSVAVGDQVIYGKYSGSDIEIDGDEYKILRETEVLAKVVND from the coding sequence ATGGCGAAGAGTCTGAAGATTCGCACTTTGGATGACCGCATTGTTGTTCAGCCGCTGGAAGCGGAAGAAACCACCGCCGGTGGCATCGTCCTGCCCGATTCGGCCCAGGAAAAGCCACAGCGGGGCACCGTCCTGGCTGTCGGTCCTGGCAAACTGCTCGATAGCGGCAGCCGCGCCGAACTTTCGGTAGCCGTTGGCGATCAGGTCATCTATGGCAAGTACAGCGGCAGCGATATCGAAATCGATGGCGACGAGTACAAGATCCTTCGCGAGACCGAAGTCCTGGCCAAGGTCGTCAACGACTAA
- the groL gene encoding chaperonin GroEL (60 kDa chaperone family; promotes refolding of misfolded polypeptides especially under stressful conditions; forms two stacked rings of heptamers to form a barrel-shaped 14mer; ends can be capped by GroES; misfolded proteins enter the barrel where they are refolded when GroES binds) produces MAKQLLFEDHARAKMLKGIDKLADAVAVTMGPTGRNVIINKSYGGPTVTKDGVTVAKEIELEDRFENMGAKLVNEVASKTSDVAGDGTTTATVLARAIFKEGLRNIVAGSNPTAIRRGIEKAVAAAEDFLLNMAKPVNSKEDVANIGAISANNDRAIGELLAEALHRVGQDGVITVEEGKSRETTVDYVEGMQFDKGYISPYFINRPSEMDVELEDAYILFHEKKISNLRELIPLLEQVGNTGKPLLIVAEDIEGEALTALVVNRLRGVLNIAAVKAPGFGDRRKAMLADMGVLTGGTVISDDLGITLDKVQLNQLGRAKKINITKDKTTIVEGGGDKKELESRIGQLKRQIEETDSEYDREKYQERLAKLSGGVAVISVGAETEAEMKQTKARVEDALHATRAAVEEGVLPGGGVALVRAIEAVEKARSSARGDEKIGIDIILKALPAPMRQIADNCGIDGNVVVDEVLQKSTNYGYDAYKGDYVDMVKAGVIDPAKVVRTALSNAASISGLLLTTEALVTNLEDDGKRPVEGVIR; encoded by the coding sequence GTGGCAAAACAACTGCTTTTCGAGGATCATGCCCGAGCCAAGATGCTCAAGGGCATCGACAAGCTGGCCGACGCTGTCGCCGTCACGATGGGCCCAACCGGCCGTAACGTGATCATTAACAAGTCGTACGGCGGCCCGACGGTAACCAAAGACGGCGTGACCGTTGCCAAGGAAATCGAACTCGAAGATCGCTTCGAGAACATGGGTGCCAAACTCGTCAACGAAGTCGCCAGCAAGACTTCCGACGTCGCTGGTGACGGTACCACTACCGCCACCGTGTTGGCTCGTGCGATCTTCAAGGAAGGCCTTCGCAACATCGTTGCCGGTAGCAACCCAACCGCGATTCGTCGTGGTATTGAAAAGGCCGTTGCTGCTGCGGAAGACTTCCTGCTGAACATGGCCAAGCCGGTCAACAGCAAGGAAGACGTCGCCAACATCGGTGCCATCAGTGCCAACAACGATCGTGCGATCGGTGAGTTGCTGGCCGAAGCCCTGCACCGCGTCGGTCAAGACGGCGTCATTACCGTCGAAGAAGGCAAGAGCCGAGAAACGACCGTCGACTACGTCGAAGGGATGCAGTTCGACAAGGGTTACATCTCGCCTTACTTCATCAACCGTCCGTCCGAAATGGACGTCGAGTTGGAAGACGCCTACATCCTGTTCCACGAAAAGAAGATCAGCAACCTGCGTGAGCTGATTCCACTTCTGGAACAAGTCGGCAACACCGGCAAGCCGCTGTTGATCGTGGCCGAAGACATCGAAGGGGAAGCCCTCACCGCGCTGGTCGTCAACCGTCTGCGTGGCGTGCTGAACATCGCCGCCGTCAAGGCTCCTGGTTTCGGCGATCGTCGCAAGGCGATGCTGGCCGACATGGGCGTTCTGACCGGTGGCACCGTGATCAGCGATGATCTGGGCATCACGCTCGATAAGGTACAACTGAACCAACTGGGCCGTGCCAAGAAGATCAACATAACCAAGGACAAGACGACGATCGTCGAAGGTGGTGGCGATAAGAAGGAACTCGAATCGCGCATCGGTCAGCTGAAGCGTCAGATCGAAGAAACCGACAGCGAATACGATCGAGAAAAGTACCAGGAACGTCTGGCCAAGCTTTCCGGTGGTGTGGCTGTCATCTCGGTCGGTGCGGAAACCGAAGCCGAAATGAAGCAGACCAAGGCTCGCGTCGAAGACGCCCTGCACGCCACTCGTGCAGCCGTCGAAGAAGGCGTTCTACCTGGTGGTGGCGTGGCTCTGGTCCGTGCGATCGAAGCGGTCGAAAAGGCCCGTTCTTCGGCTCGCGGCGACGAAAAGATCGGCATCGACATCATCCTCAAGGCCCTGCCGGCTCCAATGCGTCAGATCGCCGACAACTGCGGCATCGACGGCAACGTGGTTGTCGACGAAGTCCTGCAGAAGTCGACTAACTACGGCTACGACGCCTACAAGGGTGATTACGTCGACATGGTCAAAGCTGGCGTCATCGACCCAGCCAAGGTGGTGCGTACCGCACTGAGCAACGCCGCGAGCATCTCGGGCTTGCTGCTGACCACCGAAGCTTTGGTCACCAACCTGGAAGACGATGGCAAGCGTCCGGTCGAAGGCGTCATTCGCTAA
- the dnaJ gene encoding molecular chaperone DnaJ has translation MATKVDYYEVLGIERTASSGEISKAYRKLAIKYHPDSNPGDEEAVIRFKEAAEAYEVLSDSEKRARYDQYGHAGVEGGQRANFHDVEDIMEAFGDIFGGGIFSDIFGRGGGRGGRRRVRKGADIQVRVTLDLEEAATGVDREIQVDRRVACETCSGSGAKPGSKPETCSRCGGAGQVVQQAGILRVQTTCPSCGGQGTIITDPCGDCRGNGFTTKRVSMDVAIPPGVDDGMRVRLAGEGQPSPDGGPPGDCYCHITIRKHKLFEREGDHLILKMPITYTQAVLGSEIEVPTLNGPATLSVPAGSGSSEVFKMRGKGMPDPHGRGTGDLYVQTYIEVPKKLDPKQEELLRELAEYEHTNVSPHRKSFLESIRDYLFSTADEKETQKKS, from the coding sequence ATGGCTACCAAAGTCGACTACTACGAAGTCCTGGGAATCGAGCGAACCGCGTCCAGCGGCGAGATTTCCAAGGCCTATCGCAAGCTGGCGATTAAATACCACCCCGACTCGAATCCGGGCGACGAGGAAGCCGTGATTCGGTTCAAGGAAGCAGCCGAGGCGTACGAAGTTCTGAGCGACTCCGAAAAGCGAGCCCGCTACGATCAGTACGGTCATGCCGGTGTCGAGGGCGGCCAGCGGGCGAACTTCCACGATGTCGAAGACATCATGGAAGCGTTCGGCGACATTTTCGGCGGAGGAATTTTCAGCGACATCTTCGGCCGCGGCGGGGGTCGAGGAGGTCGTCGACGCGTTCGCAAAGGGGCCGATATCCAGGTTCGAGTCACGCTTGACCTCGAAGAAGCGGCAACCGGCGTTGATCGCGAAATCCAAGTCGATCGTCGCGTCGCCTGTGAAACGTGCAGTGGAAGCGGTGCCAAGCCTGGCTCGAAGCCGGAAACATGCAGTCGCTGTGGTGGTGCCGGACAGGTCGTCCAGCAGGCAGGCATCTTGCGGGTTCAAACAACCTGCCCTTCGTGCGGCGGCCAAGGGACCATCATCACCGATCCCTGCGGTGATTGCCGCGGGAACGGGTTCACGACCAAACGCGTCAGCATGGACGTGGCTATCCCGCCGGGCGTCGATGACGGCATGCGAGTTCGCCTGGCTGGCGAAGGGCAGCCAAGCCCTGACGGAGGCCCTCCCGGCGATTGTTATTGCCACATCACGATTCGGAAGCACAAGCTATTCGAGCGTGAGGGGGATCACCTGATCCTGAAGATGCCAATCACCTATACCCAGGCCGTTCTCGGTAGCGAAATCGAAGTTCCGACACTCAATGGACCTGCCACGCTGAGCGTGCCGGCGGGGTCCGGCTCGTCGGAAGTTTTCAAGATGCGTGGCAAGGGGATGCCTGATCCTCATGGCCGCGGCACCGGCGACTTGTACGTGCAAACGTACATTGAAGTGCCCAAGAAGCTGGATCCGAAGCAGGAAGAGCTGCTTCGCGAACTAGCCGAATACGAACACACCAA